From a single Clostridium isatidis genomic region:
- a CDS encoding HAMP domain-containing sensor histidine kinase yields MIKETKKFSELYSYQVSNEKLLNEALFRFEQDTNSKIALLSLDGKFKFLPNYDKNTDDFQTLTYFCAELINNKDLIYEVLENGKSKTTIFENAFTKTTKIGTITPMSLNSFNDSIIVAVSSMQPIREATDVIKEFYIYLFNGFLILGLILTLIYVNLITKPLVKINNVAKRMSNLDFSVKCEVQSDDEIGNLATTLNFLSSSLESSLEDLKQKNMKLQEDIEKKRKIEELRKDFIASVSHDLKTPIGIIEGYAEGLRDGIAKGKDINIYLETIIDEAKKMDKLVTNMLELSKLESGTTELILEKFNILRLIQKLIKKFSLEYASKNINLILNTDLEYCYVIGDSFQLDQVMTNLLSNAFKYTNSYNDVIIEVKTIENLVEISIENKGSHIPEYEIENLFNKFYKLDKSRRRSENKNSSGLGLAIVDRILSLHESKFSLSNTDDGVMFKFTLKKAEEPKFDEEYE; encoded by the coding sequence ATGATTAAAGAAACTAAAAAATTTAGCGAACTTTATTCATATCAAGTATCAAATGAAAAACTTCTTAATGAAGCTTTATTTAGATTTGAACAAGATACTAACTCTAAAATTGCCCTTCTTTCCTTAGACGGAAAGTTTAAATTTCTACCTAATTATGATAAAAATACTGACGATTTTCAAACTTTAACCTATTTCTGTGCTGAATTAATAAACAATAAAGATTTAATATATGAAGTATTAGAAAACGGCAAATCAAAAACTACAATTTTTGAAAATGCTTTTACTAAGACTACTAAAATAGGTACAATAACACCTATGTCCTTAAACTCCTTCAATGATTCCATAATTGTAGCTGTATCCTCCATGCAGCCAATAAGAGAAGCTACAGATGTAATAAAGGAATTTTACATATACCTATTTAATGGTTTTTTAATATTAGGATTAATTTTAACACTTATATATGTAAATTTAATTACTAAACCTTTAGTAAAAATTAATAATGTTGCAAAACGTATGTCTAACTTAGATTTTTCAGTTAAATGTGAAGTCCAATCTGATGACGAAATCGGAAATCTTGCTACTACTCTTAACTTTTTATCTTCTTCCTTAGAAAGTTCTTTAGAAGATTTAAAGCAAAAAAATATGAAGCTACAAGAAGATATTGAAAAAAAACGTAAAATAGAAGAATTAAGAAAAGATTTTATAGCAAGTGTTTCCCATGATTTAAAAACTCCTATAGGAATAATTGAAGGCTATGCTGAAGGTTTAAGAGACGGTATTGCAAAAGGTAAAGATATTAATATATATTTAGAAACAATAATAGATGAAGCTAAAAAGATGGATAAATTAGTTACTAATATGTTAGAATTATCAAAACTAGAATCCGGAACTACAGAATTAATTTTAGAGAAATTTAATATATTAAGGTTAATTCAAAAATTAATAAAAAAGTTTTCTCTTGAATATGCATCAAAGAATATTAATTTAATTTTAAATACTGACTTAGAATACTGTTATGTAATTGGTGATAGTTTCCAACTAGATCAAGTCATGACAAACCTTTTAAGTAACGCTTTTAAATATACAAATAGTTATAATGATGTTATCATAGAAGTTAAAACTATAGAAAATTTAGTTGAAATATCAATAGAAAATAAAGGTTCTCATATTCCCGAATATGAAATAGAAAATTTATTTAATAAATTCTATAAATTAGATAAATCTAGAAGAAGATCAGAAAATAAAAATAGCAGCGGTCTTGGTCTTGCAATAGTAGATAGAATATTAAGCTTACATGAAAGTAAATTTTCCTTATCAAATACAGATGATGGTGTAATGTTTAAATTTACATTAAAAAAGGCTGAAGAACCTAAATTTGATGAAGAATATGAATAA
- a CDS encoding response regulator transcription factor has protein sequence MKKNILIIEDETRIRFLLRDYFLKEDFNIIEAADGDEGLNYFVNNKIDLVILDIMMPKVDGITVLEMIRKVSTVPVILLTAKGQEEDKLFGYEMGADDYITKPFSPKVLVAKVKALLKRTSDEENFSSIKDFNGLTINKLSHEVKVNGEIINLSPKEFELLVYLSDNAGIALSRDTILDNVWGIDYYGDIRTVDTNIKRLREKLKEKACYIVTVRGSGYRFEEKVNI, from the coding sequence ATGAAAAAAAATATATTGATAATAGAAGATGAAACTAGAATAAGATTTCTACTTAGAGATTATTTTTTGAAAGAAGACTTTAATATTATTGAAGCTGCCGATGGTGATGAAGGTTTAAATTACTTTGTTAATAATAAAATTGACTTAGTTATTTTAGATATTATGATGCCTAAAGTTGATGGTATAACTGTTTTAGAAATGATAAGAAAAGTTTCTACCGTTCCTGTAATTTTACTCACTGCGAAAGGTCAGGAAGAAGATAAACTTTTTGGTTATGAAATGGGTGCTGATGATTATATAACAAAACCCTTTTCTCCAAAAGTGTTAGTTGCTAAAGTAAAAGCTCTTCTTAAAAGGACCTCTGATGAAGAAAATTTTTCAAGTATAAAAGATTTTAATGGATTAACAATAAATAAATTATCTCATGAAGTCAAAGTAAATGGAGAAATAATAAACTTATCACCAAAAGAATTTGAACTTCTTGTTTACTTATCTGATAATGCAGGAATTGCCTTATCTAGAGATACTATTTTAGATAATGTTTGGGGAATTGATTATTATGGAGACATAAGAACTGTAGATACTAATATTAAAAGACTAAGAGAAAAACTTAAGGAAAAGGCCTGCTATATTGTAACTGTAAGAGGAAGTGGATATAGATTTGAAGAAAAAGTTAACATTTAG